One genomic window of Candidatus Binatia bacterium includes the following:
- a CDS encoding flavodoxin-dependent (E)-4-hydroxy-3-methylbut-2-enyl-diphosphate synthase, with protein KTRDIDATVAQTRQLQKAGAAVVRIAVDSDKEVAALKEIRAQTDATLAVDLQENYRLAVKVGPYVDKIRYNPGHLHHVERDKPIRDKVAWLVSVARDTDCAIRIGVNCGSVAPEFLARSPGDQLEALVQSAIGHADLMEEIGFDRFVVSLKDSDPWKVIEANTRFAAARPQVPLHLGVTEAGMPPEGVIKTRLALEKLLAQGIGDTIRVSLTLPNERKHEEVEVGHVILDDVAHGRFISVPDFGQGLNIISCPSCSRVENESFVELAAQVRELTRYAQQYRITIAVMGCRVNGPGETDDADLGLWCGPSTVNLKRKDVKVGVFGYEQVLPRLRQELDRLIAERTGVRVA; from the coding sequence AAGACGCGCGACATCGATGCGACGGTTGCCCAGACGCGGCAGCTGCAGAAGGCGGGCGCCGCCGTGGTGCGTATCGCCGTCGACAGCGACAAAGAGGTGGCGGCGTTGAAGGAAATCCGCGCCCAAACGGACGCCACGCTCGCCGTCGACTTGCAGGAGAATTACCGCCTGGCCGTGAAAGTGGGGCCGTATGTCGACAAGATCCGTTACAACCCGGGCCACTTGCACCACGTCGAGCGCGACAAGCCGATACGCGACAAGGTGGCCTGGTTGGTGTCTGTCGCCCGCGACACGGATTGCGCCATTCGTATCGGTGTCAACTGCGGTTCGGTGGCGCCGGAGTTCTTGGCGCGATCTCCGGGCGACCAGCTCGAAGCCTTGGTGCAGTCCGCCATTGGTCACGCTGATTTGATGGAGGAGATCGGCTTCGACCGGTTTGTGGTGTCGCTGAAGGACTCCGATCCGTGGAAAGTGATCGAGGCGAACACGCGTTTTGCTGCCGCCCGGCCGCAAGTGCCTCTCCACCTCGGCGTCACCGAGGCGGGCATGCCGCCAGAGGGCGTGATCAAGACGCGGTTGGCGCTCGAAAAACTTCTGGCGCAGGGCATCGGCGACACCATCCGCGTCTCGCTCACGCTGCCGAACGAGCGCAAGCACGAAGAGGTCGAGGTTGGCCACGTCATCCTCGACGACGTGGCGCACGGCCGGTTCATTTCGGTGCCGGACTTCGGCCAGGGACTGAACATCATCTCGTGCCCCAGTTGCTCGCGTGTTGAGAACGAGAGTTTCGTCGAGCTGGCCGCGCAGGTGCGGGAGCTCACCCGCTACGCGCAGCAGTATCGCATCACCATTGCCGTGATGGGTTGCCGGGTGAACGGCCCGGGCGAAACCGACGACGCGGATCTCGGCCTGTGGTGCGGTCCCTCGACCGTGAATCTGAAAAGGAAGGACGTGAAAGTCGGTGTCTTCGGCTATGAGCAGGTGCTGCCGCGGCTGCGTCAGGAGCTTGATCGGCTGATCGCCGAGCGCACAGGCGTGCGCGTAGCTTGA